One genomic segment of Chitinibacter sp. FCG-7 includes these proteins:
- a CDS encoding chemotaxis protein CheW, whose translation MMGSLLTQSMARSTVRAEETPQGKQFLTLTLGGEIFAIPIENIREIIEFSGLTEIPLMPDFLRGVINLRGSVVPVIDLAARFGRSNTQISRRTCIVILEVSQEENVLALGVMVDAVNEVLSIEPSQIEPAPNFGAQIRADFIDGMISLGERFVIALDIQRVLAVDEMSSLIGLAGSSSPDNAVTAT comes from the coding sequence ATGATGGGCAGCTTACTAACGCAAAGCATGGCAAGATCCACAGTCCGTGCAGAAGAAACACCGCAGGGCAAACAATTTCTGACCTTGACGCTGGGTGGTGAAATATTTGCCATCCCGATCGAGAATATTCGCGAAATCATCGAGTTTTCCGGCCTGACCGAAATCCCGCTGATGCCTGATTTTCTGCGCGGCGTGATTAATTTGCGCGGCTCGGTCGTGCCGGTGATTGATCTGGCTGCGCGCTTTGGCCGCAGCAATACACAGATTTCTCGCCGTACCTGCATCGTCATTCTGGAAGTCAGTCAGGAAGAAAACGTACTGGCGCTAGGAGTCATGGTGGATGCAGTCAATGAAGTGCTGAGTATCGAGCCCAGCCAGATCGAACCTGCGCCCAATTTTGGCGCGCAGATTCGCGCCGATTTTATTGATGGCATGATCAGTCTGGGTGAGCGCTTTGTAATTGCGCTCGATATCCAGCGTGTGCTGGCTGTTGACGAAATGTCCAGCCTGATTGGATTGGCGGGCAGCTCGTCGCCTGACAATGCGGTGACTGCTACATGA
- a CDS encoding STAS domain-containing protein: protein MSTPSSPPPETAAIQANHSLTIFEAAEQKTALLTALSNSSESLEVNLSGVDDIDSTGIQLLLFLKQEAQRQQKTMVYTHHSPTVLGVIELLNLAAQLGDPLLMPRGETA from the coding sequence ATGAGTACGCCATCCAGCCCGCCCCCAGAAACGGCCGCGATTCAGGCCAATCACAGTTTGACTATTTTTGAAGCCGCAGAGCAGAAAACCGCGCTCCTTACTGCGTTATCAAATAGCAGCGAGAGCCTGGAAGTCAATCTTTCCGGTGTTGATGACATTGACAGCACCGGTATCCAGCTCTTGCTCTTTCTCAAACAGGAAGCGCAACGCCAGCAAAAAACCATGGTGTACACGCACCACAGCCCGACAGTACTGGGCGTCATTGAATTGCTCAATCTGGCAGCTCAACTGGGCGACCCCCTACTGATGCCCCGAGGAGAAACAGCATGA
- a CDS encoding chemotaxis protein CheA — protein sequence MNLDAARAALVEEARELLVAMEDALLQIEAGTGGPDGINAIFRAAHTIKGSAGLFAFDNVVSFTHIVESVLDRVRNGKLEIDEAMLSLLLKSGDYIATLVDAIERNTEQEEPNPALRSKLEAELKSYLDTPPVAQTALEAAEPEPAAQFEIDEGERVSSDNWHLSLRFNEDVLRQGLDPLSFIRYLCTLGQIVHLHTISEQIPDAEHYDAESSYLGYEIDFESDATRSQIEGVFEFVREESQIRILPPHSKIDEYIQLIDSLAEPAGRLGEILIHGGALSESELERVLNQQQEQDRPPPLGTMLVEQQMVPPNVVSAALSKQKQSEEKRSHEQKFIKVEVGKLDQLIDLVGELVIAGAGANLVAKQKSVNAFEEAAQSVSVLVEQIRDAALTLRMVPIGEVFQRFPRVVREVSRDLGKEIELVITGAETELDKSMVEKLSDPLMHIVRNAMDHGLESTEDRILLGKPSCGIMRLNAFHDSGSIVIEVSDDGRGLNRERILAKAIERGLITAEQHLSDNEIYRLIFEPGFSTAEKVTNLSGRGVGMDVVKKNIEALRGEVEVDSTPGHGATIRIRLPLTLAIIDGFQVMVNGSVYVIPLEMVIECVDLVHQDYRHNIIKLRGEPLPFIRLRSLFGHPPSAAQQRESLVVVQYGSQRAGLVVDQLLGEFQAVIKPLGLLFQHMKGIGGSTILGNGQVSLILDIPHLIHMTSQREMPPVLAASNTEVSEKINH from the coding sequence ATGAATCTGGACGCGGCTCGCGCAGCGCTGGTCGAAGAAGCGCGTGAACTCCTGGTAGCGATGGAAGACGCCTTGCTGCAAATCGAGGCTGGCACGGGAGGGCCGGACGGCATCAACGCCATTTTTCGCGCCGCACACACCATCAAAGGCTCGGCCGGCCTGTTTGCTTTTGACAATGTCGTCAGCTTTACGCATATCGTTGAAAGCGTGCTTGATCGGGTTCGCAATGGCAAGCTGGAAATCGACGAAGCCATGCTCTCGCTGCTGCTGAAGTCGGGCGACTATATTGCGACGCTCGTCGACGCCATCGAGCGCAATACCGAACAGGAAGAGCCCAATCCGGCGCTACGCTCAAAACTGGAAGCCGAGCTTAAAAGCTACCTGGATACGCCACCCGTAGCGCAAACCGCACTGGAAGCGGCCGAGCCAGAACCTGCCGCCCAGTTCGAAATCGACGAAGGCGAGCGTGTGAGCAGCGACAACTGGCATTTGTCGCTGCGCTTTAATGAAGATGTACTGCGACAGGGACTCGACCCGCTGTCGTTTATCCGCTACCTGTGTACGCTGGGCCAGATTGTCCATTTGCACACCATCAGCGAGCAAATTCCCGACGCTGAGCATTACGATGCAGAAAGCAGCTATCTGGGTTACGAAATCGATTTTGAATCGGACGCGACCCGCAGCCAGATCGAGGGCGTCTTTGAATTTGTCCGCGAAGAAAGCCAGATCCGCATTTTGCCGCCGCACAGCAAAATTGATGAATATATCCAGCTGATCGACAGCCTGGCCGAGCCTGCCGGGCGGCTCGGCGAAATCCTGATTCATGGCGGTGCGCTCAGTGAAAGCGAGCTGGAACGGGTGCTCAATCAGCAGCAGGAGCAAGACAGGCCACCGCCGCTCGGCACCATGCTGGTCGAACAGCAAATGGTGCCGCCCAATGTGGTTTCAGCCGCGCTGAGCAAACAAAAGCAAAGCGAAGAGAAACGCAGCCACGAGCAGAAATTTATCAAGGTTGAAGTTGGCAAACTTGATCAACTGATCGATCTGGTTGGCGAGCTGGTCATTGCCGGCGCGGGTGCCAATCTGGTTGCCAAGCAAAAATCGGTCAATGCCTTTGAAGAAGCTGCGCAATCGGTATCGGTACTGGTTGAGCAAATTCGCGACGCGGCGCTCACCTTGCGCATGGTGCCGATTGGCGAAGTATTCCAGCGTTTTCCTCGGGTGGTGCGCGAGGTGTCGCGCGATCTGGGCAAGGAAATCGAGCTGGTCATTACCGGCGCAGAGACCGAGCTGGATAAATCCATGGTCGAAAAATTGTCCGACCCCTTGATGCATATCGTGCGCAATGCCATGGATCACGGGCTGGAATCAACCGAAGACCGCATTTTGCTGGGCAAACCTTCGTGCGGGATTATGCGGCTGAATGCCTTTCATGATTCGGGCAGCATCGTGATTGAAGTCTCCGACGATGGTCGCGGGCTCAATCGCGAACGCATACTGGCCAAAGCCATCGAACGTGGGCTGATTACCGCCGAGCAGCACTTGTCGGACAACGAAATCTACCGCCTGATTTTCGAGCCGGGTTTTTCTACCGCAGAAAAAGTCACCAATCTGTCGGGGCGTGGCGTCGGGATGGATGTCGTCAAAAAGAATATCGAAGCACTTCGAGGCGAAGTTGAAGTCGATAGCACGCCTGGACACGGCGCAACCATCCGTATCCGGCTGCCGCTGACACTGGCGATCATTGATGGCTTCCAGGTCATGGTCAATGGCTCGGTCTACGTGATTCCGCTGGAGATGGTGATTGAATGCGTGGACCTCGTGCATCAGGATTACCGGCACAACATCATCAAACTGCGCGGTGAACCGCTGCCCTTTATCCGTTTGCGCTCGCTATTTGGCCACCCGCCTTCAGCAGCACAGCAGAGAGAAAGTCTGGTCGTTGTTCAATACGGTTCACAAAGAGCAGGACTGGTCGTCGATCAGCTACTAGGCGAATTTCAGGCTGTCATCAAACCACTGGGGCTGTTATTTCAGCATATGAAGGGCATTGGCGGCTCCACCATTCTGGGTAACGGGCAGGTTTCGCTGATTCTGGATATTCCGCACCTGATCCATATGACCAGCCAGCGGGAAATGCCTCCAGTGCTCGCTGCAAGCAACACCGAAGTATCAGAAAAAATCAATCATTAG
- a CDS encoding methyl-accepting chemotaxis protein: MKTDQIRQLGIGILNLIAVALLASTWWHGLILGAIILLLLLAFTPSSTKEEDIVRIEHAPVPPIHSDLPPLMVDVLPLWKRNLSLARSQSQEAIDSLAMRFGNINHGLNETLQLASGSSGGQVITTIQKAEQGLGGIVSALEQILKDRETLLSEIEGLGQFNTELKQMATSVAEIAAQTNLLALNAAIEAARAGEAGRGFAVVADEVRKLSTQSGETGKHISSKVESINATIQGALASAQRLSHSEAQMIGNSKTTISEVIADFHQVAVELGTTIEQLTNEGRAVEHEVQDVIINLQFQDRVSQIMDHIERDIEKLADLLARQQALPDRQQWLNELHKTYTTSEQRQAHTGQKAAATTTSIDFF; this comes from the coding sequence GTGAAAACAGATCAAATTCGTCAGCTTGGCATCGGGATACTCAATCTGATTGCCGTGGCTTTGCTGGCATCAACATGGTGGCATGGCCTGATACTGGGGGCGATTATCCTGCTGCTCCTTTTAGCATTTACTCCCAGCTCAACCAAAGAAGAAGACATTGTTCGCATCGAGCACGCCCCTGTGCCCCCCATCCACAGTGATTTACCTCCGCTGATGGTCGATGTACTACCGCTCTGGAAAAGAAATCTATCCCTCGCCCGTTCGCAAAGCCAGGAAGCCATCGACTCGCTCGCTATGCGTTTTGGCAATATCAATCACGGGCTAAATGAAACATTGCAACTGGCATCGGGCAGCAGTGGCGGTCAGGTCATCACAACCATCCAGAAGGCCGAACAGGGTCTGGGCGGAATTGTCTCGGCGCTGGAGCAAATATTGAAGGACAGGGAAACACTGCTCAGCGAGATCGAAGGTCTGGGACAATTCAATACCGAACTCAAACAGATGGCCACGTCGGTCGCAGAAATTGCCGCACAAACCAATCTGCTCGCGCTTAATGCCGCCATTGAGGCCGCCCGCGCTGGCGAGGCCGGACGGGGGTTTGCCGTGGTCGCCGATGAAGTACGCAAACTCTCGACCCAATCGGGCGAAACCGGCAAGCACATCAGCAGCAAAGTTGAATCGATCAACGCCACCATTCAGGGCGCATTGGCTTCGGCGCAAAGGCTGTCGCACAGCGAAGCACAAATGATAGGCAACTCCAAAACAACAATCAGCGAAGTCATTGCCGATTTTCATCAGGTGGCAGTCGAGCTGGGCACCACCATCGAGCAGCTCACCAATGAAGGGCGCGCGGTTGAACATGAAGTGCAGGATGTGATTATCAATCTGCAATTTCAGGATCGCGTTAGCCAGATCATGGATCACATCGAACGCGATATCGAAAAACTGGCCGATCTACTGGCCCGCCAGCAGGCGCTACCCGATCGCCAGCAATGGCTGAACGAGCTGCATAAAACCTACACCACCAGCGAGCAACGCCAGGCACATACCGGGCAAAAAGCGGCAGCCACCACCACTTCAATCGACTTTTTCTAA
- a CDS encoding response regulator, producing MAKTILIVDDSFSMRQTVSIALKGAGYEVVEASDGKDALSKLDGRKYNLIISDVNMPNMDGISFVKAAKLLPNYKFTPIIMLTTEGDDSKKQEGKAAGVRAWVLKPFQPPALLDAISKLIMA from the coding sequence ATGGCCAAGACCATTCTTATTGTTGACGATTCATTCAGCATGCGACAAACCGTCAGTATCGCGCTCAAGGGCGCGGGTTACGAGGTAGTAGAGGCCAGCGATGGCAAAGATGCACTGAGCAAACTGGATGGCCGCAAATACAATCTGATCATCTCCGATGTGAACATGCCCAATATGGATGGCATCAGCTTTGTCAAAGCAGCCAAGCTGCTGCCCAATTACAAATTCACACCCATCATCATGCTCACCACCGAAGGTGACGACAGCAAAAAACAGGAAGGCAAAGCAGCTGGCGTACGCGCCTGGGTGCTCAAGCCTTTTCAGCCCCCGGCACTGCTCGACGCGATCTCCAAGCTCATCATGGCCTAA
- a CDS encoding methyl-accepting chemotaxis protein: protein MQWFYQLRLNTKLVSTFLIVAALTLILGAYAYVQIDKISGMLSSTYNDRLIPIRDLGEVKSYQIQNYRRLYVAVALNEAESIADQKEKIALDKKNSDELFATYKKTLLAPEEAQLIPVFEQQYSKVNAATDKTLELLAAGQHAEAIHLMRTETKPQFDQMLVTLQNLIKINTDVADQTNKASEAITASISKTMIIMMLCAFALAIVIGLWITRLIVKQIGGEPALVVDTLKKISEGDLTVQIQLRPNDQSSLLFNTQQMVSKLTSVMGEVSDTANALASASEEVSASAQSLSQNASEQAASVEQTSAAVEEISSTVSQNSDNARVTDGMASKSSNDAVEGGEAVKETVAAMRQIAKKIGIVDDIAYQTNLLALNAAIEAARAGEHGKGFAVVAAEVRKLAERSQIAAQEISEVASSSVTLAERAGTLLDQMVPAIRKTADLVQEISAASREQTNGLDQINSAVGQLANTTQMNAAASEQLSSTSEEMSAQAIQLQEMIRFFRLNNAAHKRVLPSKQNVARSSVGGGRVSMLDSGHDAVDEANFSRF from the coding sequence ATGCAATGGTTTTATCAGCTACGCCTTAATACAAAACTGGTCAGCACGTTTTTAATCGTAGCCGCACTGACCTTGATTCTGGGCGCTTACGCTTATGTGCAAATTGACAAAATAAGCGGCATGCTCAGCTCGACGTATAACGATCGCCTGATTCCGATTCGTGATCTGGGGGAAGTCAAAAGCTATCAAATTCAAAACTATCGTCGACTTTATGTGGCAGTGGCACTGAATGAAGCTGAGTCAATTGCAGACCAGAAAGAGAAAATTGCACTCGACAAGAAAAATAGTGACGAGTTATTTGCCACTTATAAAAAAACGCTACTAGCCCCCGAAGAAGCTCAACTGATTCCTGTTTTTGAGCAGCAATACAGCAAGGTCAATGCGGCTACAGATAAAACACTGGAGCTACTGGCTGCTGGCCAACATGCCGAAGCAATCCACCTGATGCGGACAGAAACCAAGCCCCAGTTTGACCAGATGCTGGTGACACTGCAAAACCTGATCAAAATCAACACCGACGTTGCCGATCAGACCAACAAAGCCAGTGAAGCAATTACCGCCAGCATCAGCAAAACCATGATTATCATGATGTTGTGCGCTTTTGCGCTGGCCATCGTGATCGGGCTGTGGATTACCCGCCTGATTGTCAAACAGATCGGTGGCGAGCCTGCTCTGGTCGTCGATACCTTGAAAAAAATCTCCGAAGGCGATTTAACGGTGCAAATCCAGCTGCGTCCGAATGATCAAAGCAGCTTGCTATTCAATACCCAGCAAATGGTCAGCAAGCTGACCAGCGTGATGGGTGAAGTGAGCGATACGGCCAATGCTCTGGCTTCGGCGTCCGAAGAAGTTTCTGCCTCGGCGCAATCGCTAAGCCAGAACGCCTCCGAGCAAGCGGCCAGCGTGGAACAAACCAGCGCGGCAGTCGAAGAAATTTCTTCAACCGTTTCGCAAAACTCGGACAACGCCCGCGTCACCGATGGCATGGCGAGCAAATCATCCAACGATGCCGTCGAAGGTGGTGAGGCAGTCAAAGAAACTGTGGCGGCCATGCGGCAAATTGCCAAAAAAATCGGTATTGTTGACGACATCGCCTATCAGACCAATCTGCTGGCGCTCAATGCAGCGATTGAGGCTGCGCGTGCTGGCGAACACGGCAAAGGCTTTGCGGTTGTTGCCGCCGAAGTACGCAAGCTGGCCGAGCGCAGCCAGATTGCCGCACAGGAGATTTCCGAAGTGGCCAGCAGCAGCGTAACCCTGGCCGAAAGAGCAGGCACGCTGCTGGATCAAATGGTACCGGCAATTCGCAAAACGGCCGATCTGGTGCAGGAAATCAGCGCTGCATCGCGCGAACAAACCAATGGCCTTGACCAGATCAACTCTGCCGTTGGTCAACTGGCCAATACCACGCAAATGAACGCAGCAGCCTCGGAGCAACTTTCGTCCACTTCGGAGGAAATGAGTGCGCAAGCCATCCAGCTGCAGGAAATGATCCGCTTTTTCCGTCTGAACAATGCCGCACACAAGCGGGTATTGCCATCCAAACAGAACGTAGCTCGCAGCAGCGTTGGCGGAGGCCGGGTTTCCATGCTGGACTCTGGTCATGACGCGGTGGATGAAGCGAATTTCTCGCGCTTTTGA